In Candidatus Terasakiella magnetica, the following are encoded in one genomic region:
- a CDS encoding murein transglycosylase A produces MKIRGQSWVKRLSAIGVLGLMTACAQPQVDSHQGMIAPKDPSVGFNPKLLPVSFAALPGWEDDNIAESLPALRRSCEKFARMKESKLIGPKGIGGAAGDWKPICTEAYSLPDGDSVKARAFYESFFQPYLISDLKKDKAAGGLFTGYYEAGLRGAKSKGGIYQTPLYKRPKDLVLVGLGEFKRDWRGKRLAGKLENGQLVPYATRAEIEAGKLRGKNLELVWVDDPVDAFFLHIQGSGRVLFADGTTMRVGYDGHNGHDYTSIGRILIERGEVSKENMSMQAIRKWMAAHPKKGQDLMKENGSFIFFRELKDDGPIGAQGVVLTPGRSLAVDKRFLPLGLPLYLHTFTDPLSPSPISRLVVAQDTGGAIKGVVRGDVFWGFGELAANRAGKMKEGGSFFALLPSNSLSRCQICEAAEDSPVMAQ; encoded by the coding sequence ATGAAGATCAGGGGGCAATCATGGGTAAAGCGCCTTAGCGCTATTGGGGTTTTGGGCCTAATGACGGCGTGCGCCCAGCCGCAGGTGGACTCCCATCAAGGGATGATTGCACCTAAAGACCCTTCCGTCGGGTTTAATCCCAAGCTTTTACCGGTTTCCTTTGCCGCCCTTCCCGGTTGGGAAGATGATAATATTGCGGAGTCTCTGCCTGCATTGCGCAGATCGTGCGAGAAATTTGCCCGCATGAAAGAAAGCAAACTCATCGGGCCAAAAGGCATTGGTGGGGCTGCTGGGGACTGGAAACCAATTTGTACGGAAGCTTATTCCCTACCCGATGGGGATAGCGTTAAAGCACGTGCTTTTTATGAATCATTCTTCCAGCCTTATTTGATTTCGGATTTAAAGAAAGACAAGGCCGCCGGTGGGCTCTTTACCGGATATTACGAAGCGGGCCTGCGCGGGGCAAAATCAAAAGGCGGGATTTATCAAACTCCGCTTTATAAACGCCCTAAAGACCTTGTTCTGGTTGGACTTGGGGAATTTAAGCGCGATTGGCGCGGCAAACGTCTGGCAGGTAAGCTGGAAAACGGTCAATTGGTGCCATATGCCACCCGTGCAGAGATTGAAGCGGGTAAATTGCGCGGCAAAAACTTGGAACTTGTCTGGGTGGATGACCCAGTAGATGCTTTTTTCCTTCATATTCAAGGCTCAGGTCGCGTTCTTTTTGCCGATGGCACCACCATGCGTGTGGGATATGACGGGCATAACGGTCATGATTATACCTCCATTGGGCGGATTTTGATTGAGCGCGGTGAAGTTTCCAAAGAAAATATGTCCATGCAGGCAATCCGAAAATGGATGGCGGCGCATCCTAAAAAAGGTCAGGATCTGATGAAAGAAAATGGTTCTTTCATCTTCTTTCGCGAGCTTAAAGATGATGGTCCCATTGGCGCACAAGGTGTTGTGTTGACACCGGGGCGCTCATTAGCGGTGGATAAACGTTTCTTACCCCTTGGCTTGCCGCTTTATCTCCATACCTTTACTGACCCGCTTTCGCCAAGCCCGATCTCAAGATTAGTGGTCGCCCAAGACACAGGCGGGGCGATTAAGGGGGTTGTGCGTGGTGATGTGTTCTGGGGCTTTGGTGAGCTTGCAGCAAATCGTGCAGGTAAAATGAAAGAAGGCGGCAGTTTCTTTGCTTTGCTGCCCAGCAATTCTCTTAGCCGGTGTCAAATTTGTGAAGCCGCTGAAGATAGCCCGGTGATGGCGCAATAA
- a CDS encoding Tim44/TimA family putative adaptor protein translates to MANFDLILLALIAVFIFLRLRNVLGGKDGNEENRNHRDMFNPNPQDDQRDETANDNVIHLPNAQQEPAENQPVQEEVNEIEPVGPVQRALADIIAADPNFDQHSFVDGSRMAFEMIITAFAENDRETLKNLLTSEVYQNFEAALEARVAAGETLETTLVGVNSIEITDADLENNMAEVTVRIVSEQVNVTTDSEGEVVDGDSNYIDTITDIWTFERSVASNTPNWFLKATQTE, encoded by the coding sequence ATGGCCAATTTTGATCTCATTTTGCTGGCATTGATTGCCGTCTTTATTTTTCTTCGTCTGCGCAATGTCTTGGGCGGCAAGGATGGTAATGAAGAAAACCGCAATCATCGCGATATGTTTAACCCAAATCCGCAGGATGATCAGCGAGATGAAACTGCAAATGACAATGTGATCCATTTGCCCAATGCTCAACAGGAACCCGCTGAAAACCAGCCTGTTCAGGAAGAGGTTAACGAGATCGAACCAGTTGGTCCGGTTCAACGCGCCTTAGCTGACATTATTGCGGCTGACCCGAACTTTGATCAGCATAGTTTTGTGGATGGTTCCCGCATGGCCTTTGAAATGATCATCACAGCCTTTGCTGAAAATGATCGTGAAACATTGAAAAATCTTCTCACAAGTGAAGTTTATCAAAATTTTGAGGCTGCCCTTGAAGCCCGCGTTGCGGCAGGTGAAACGCTTGAGACCACATTGGTTGGGGTGAATTCTATTGAAATCACCGATGCGGACCTTGAAAATAATATGGCTGAAGTGACCGTTCGTATTGTGAGTGAGCAGGTTAATGTCACCACAGACAGCGAGGGTGAAGTGGTTGATGGCGATAGTAACTATATTGATACCATCACCGATATTTGGACGTTTGAGCGCTCGGTCGCCTCAAACACGCCGAACTGGTTCTTGAAAGCAACACAGACGGAATAG
- a CDS encoding FxsA family protein — MGFIILLLFIAVPVTEIAVFIQVGDIIGLWSTIAIVILTAIIGTALLRQQGISTLMRAQATLNEGKMPTTELFDGACLLVAGALLLTPGFVTDTVGFLLFTPPFRAILRHKAKDIVKNSAHVHMMGPDGQPFRPHPPHSSSPHEQSHDSTVIDGDFEEIQPNPDSPWSEKKD, encoded by the coding sequence TTGGGCTTTATCATTCTTCTACTGTTTATCGCCGTTCCGGTGACAGAAATCGCTGTTTTTATCCAAGTTGGCGATATTATCGGACTTTGGTCCACAATTGCCATCGTGATTTTAACCGCCATTATCGGCACCGCATTGTTGCGCCAGCAAGGGATCAGCACCTTGATGCGTGCCCAAGCGACCCTAAATGAAGGTAAAATGCCCACAACCGAGCTGTTTGACGGGGCCTGCCTGCTCGTAGCAGGTGCTTTATTGCTCACACCGGGTTTTGTGACCGATACGGTTGGCTTTTTGCTTTTCACCCCGCCGTTTCGCGCGATTTTGCGCCATAAGGCCAAAGATATTGTGAAAAATTCTGCCCATGTTCATATGATGGGGCCTGATGGACAACCTTTTCGCCCCCATCCACCGCACTCTTCATCACCTCATGAACAATCTCACGATTCAACCGTCATTGATGGCGATTTTGAAGAAATTCAGCCAAATCCTGATAGTCCTTGGTCTGAAAAGAAGGATTAA
- the secB gene encoding protein-export chaperone SecB: MADQNEQAAENQEQELQPLTIHGQYIKDLSFEVPNSPGIYGRMMQEQPDVNVNVDVDAQKLTDTQFEVIVKIRADCKTKEDVAFICELAYGGIFEINVPQEHLEPMLLIECPRMLFPFARHIIANTTRDGSFPPMMLNPVDFAGMYRQRIEALAAEQEAAGETKQ, from the coding sequence ATGGCCGACCAAAACGAACAAGCAGCAGAAAACCAAGAACAAGAACTTCAGCCTTTGACCATCCACGGTCAATATATCAAAGACTTGTCTTTTGAAGTGCCAAACTCTCCGGGCATCTATGGTCGCATGATGCAAGAACAGCCTGATGTGAACGTGAATGTTGATGTTGATGCACAAAAACTCACAGATACACAATTTGAAGTGATCGTAAAAATCCGCGCAGATTGCAAAACCAAAGAAGACGTGGCTTTCATTTGTGAGCTGGCTTACGGCGGCATTTTCGAAATCAACGTACCACAAGAACATCTTGAGCCTATGTTGTTGATCGAATGCCCACGCATGCTCTTCCCGTTTGCACGCCACATCATCGCCAACACAACACGCGACGGTTCCTTCCCTCCAATGATGTTGAACCCTGTTGATTTTGCTGGCATGTACCGCCAACGCATTGAAGCCTTGGCTGCAGAACAAGAAGCTGCTGGTGAGACAAAACAGTAA
- a CDS encoding FecR family protein, with protein sequence MSLRPNMKRTFFALFGCLIVLAFTAHAALSPNVAGKVKQIKGLALAVQDAQVRPLQIGDEILIGDILSTGASSRLEITMIDEGSFKLGERTSFVVIDYTFGKGNNNAVLELLNGAMDGVSGQIAKANPKGMSIDTSVGTIGIRGTKFFVGELDGALSVAHWKGGGVLVKNYAGEVMLSENNVGTKLTDAHIAPTPPKAWANEKKKRALALVN encoded by the coding sequence ATGAGTTTACGCCCTAATATGAAACGCACCTTCTTTGCCTTATTTGGATGTTTGATTGTTCTGGCCTTTACAGCCCATGCAGCTTTAAGTCCGAATGTGGCGGGAAAGGTGAAACAGATCAAAGGCTTAGCCCTTGCTGTTCAAGATGCTCAAGTACGTCCACTTCAAATTGGTGATGAAATTCTCATTGGGGATATTTTATCAACAGGGGCAAGCTCGCGCTTGGAAATCACCATGATTGATGAAGGCAGCTTTAAATTGGGTGAGCGTACCTCTTTTGTGGTGATTGATTACACCTTTGGCAAAGGCAATAATAATGCGGTGTTAGAACTGCTTAATGGTGCCATGGACGGGGTGTCTGGCCAAATTGCCAAAGCCAACCCAAAGGGGATGAGCATTGATACCTCTGTTGGCACCATCGGTATTCGTGGTACGAAATTTTTTGTTGGCGAGCTTGATGGCGCACTCAGTGTGGCGCATTGGAAAGGCGGTGGTGTTTTGGTGAAAAACTACGCCGGTGAAGTCATGTTGAGTGAGAATAATGTGGGCACAAAGCTTACTGATGCCCATATCGCGCCCACCCCGCCCAAAGCTTGGGCTAATGAGAAGAAAAAACGCGCATTGGCCTTGGTGAATTAG
- the dnaQ gene encoding DNA polymerase III subunit epsilon, with amino-acid sequence MREIVLDTETTGFEYKQGHRLVEIGCVELVNHMPTGNTYHQYINPERDMPEGAFRVHGLSEEFLRDFPLFKEVAQEFLDFIGDSTLIIHNAGFDEPFLNWELKQHQFPHMDNHIIDTLVMARKKFPGSPANLDALCRRYQVDNSNREKHGALLDSELLAEVYLELIGGRQPGLVLEKEAKASDEIASKERAFREPRPHVASEEELAAHAAFLEKIKDPLWLATEDN; translated from the coding sequence ATGCGTGAAATCGTTCTCGATACGGAAACCACAGGGTTTGAATATAAACAGGGCCATCGTCTTGTTGAAATCGGTTGTGTCGAATTGGTCAATCATATGCCCACGGGCAATACCTATCACCAATATATCAATCCCGAGCGCGATATGCCGGAAGGCGCGTTTCGTGTTCATGGGCTTTCTGAAGAATTTTTGCGCGATTTTCCTTTATTTAAAGAAGTCGCACAGGAATTTCTCGATTTTATCGGGGATTCGACCCTGATCATCCATAATGCGGGTTTTGATGAGCCGTTCTTAAACTGGGAATTAAAACAACATCAATTTCCCCATATGGATAATCATATCATTGATACATTGGTCATGGCGCGCAAGAAATTCCCCGGCTCGCCTGCTAATTTGGATGCGTTATGTCGGCGCTATCAGGTTGATAACTCCAATCGTGAAAAACACGGCGCGCTTTTAGATAGTGAGCTCTTAGCCGAAGTTTATCTGGAACTCATCGGTGGGCGCCAACCCGGTCTTGTCTTGGAAAAAGAAGCTAAGGCTTCTGATGAAATTGCCAGTAAAGAACGCGCCTTTAGAGAACCACGCCCCCATGTGGCCAGTGAAGAAGAACTCGCAGCCCACGCCGCATTTTTAGAAAAAATAAAAGACCCATTATGGCTTGCCACTGAGGATAATTAG
- the coaE gene encoding dephospho-CoA kinase (Dephospho-CoA kinase (CoaE) performs the final step in coenzyme A biosynthesis.), which translates to MYILGLTGSIGMGKSATAEMFRKYGVPVHDADATVHKLMGPSGRATLRINEVFPDCLTEQGAIDRQKLGACVLGNDGELKKLEAILHPMVREEERKFLRVCQLQRKRVVVLDIPLLFETNGEKRMDGVAVVSATKAIQRRRVLARAGMSPEKFNAILKKQMPDVLKRRKADYIIFSGAGFRYARNQVKQILQEIQG; encoded by the coding sequence ATGTATATCCTCGGTCTTACAGGCTCCATCGGTATGGGCAAATCGGCAACGGCTGAGATGTTTCGAAAATATGGTGTTCCGGTTCATGATGCCGATGCCACCGTGCATAAGCTTATGGGGCCGTCAGGGCGTGCAACGCTTAGGATCAATGAGGTCTTCCCAGACTGTTTAACTGAGCAAGGCGCTATTGATCGCCAGAAACTTGGCGCGTGCGTGCTGGGCAATGATGGGGAGCTTAAAAAACTTGAAGCCATTCTTCATCCCATGGTGCGCGAAGAAGAACGTAAATTTTTGCGCGTCTGCCAACTTCAAAGAAAGCGTGTTGTTGTGCTGGATATCCCGCTTCTTTTTGAAACCAACGGGGAAAAACGCATGGATGGGGTGGCTGTGGTAAGCGCGACCAAGGCCATTCAACGTCGCCGGGTTCTTGCGCGAGCGGGCATGAGCCCGGAGAAATTTAATGCGATTTTGAAAAAACAAATGCCCGATGTGTTAAAAAGGCGCAAAGCTGATTATATAATATTTAGTGGTGCAGGCTTTCGATATGCACGAAATCAGGTTAAACAGATACTTCAGGAAATTCAGGGCTAA
- a CDS encoding shikimate dehydrogenase, with protein MILTGKAAVAGVMGWPVTHSKSPRLHGFWLEKYGIDGTYIPMEVTPDNFAKAVHGMQAAGMRGCNVTVPHKEKALKIADDASARAHKIGAANTLVFKEDGSIYADNTDGFGFMENLKAGAPDWDLKAGPAVVLGAGGAARAVLVALAEAGCPEIRLTNRTKERAINLADELDHTIHVVDWNEREESLAGCNLLTNTTTLGMTGQHLLEIDIFDMPKTALVSDIVYAPLMTNLLEKAHVHGCSVVDGLGMLLHQARPGFKEWFGTDPEVDAKLREFVLAEDE; from the coding sequence ATGATTTTAACAGGTAAAGCTGCAGTTGCTGGCGTCATGGGATGGCCGGTGACACATTCAAAATCCCCTCGCCTACATGGATTTTGGCTGGAAAAATACGGCATTGATGGCACTTATATTCCCATGGAAGTCACACCGGATAATTTTGCCAAGGCTGTGCATGGCATGCAGGCTGCAGGCATGCGTGGCTGTAACGTAACGGTTCCCCATAAGGAAAAAGCCTTAAAAATTGCCGATGATGCCAGTGCGCGCGCCCATAAAATTGGCGCAGCCAATACATTGGTGTTTAAAGAAGATGGTTCTATTTATGCCGATAATACCGATGGGTTTGGCTTTATGGAAAATCTTAAAGCTGGCGCGCCGGATTGGGACCTAAAGGCCGGACCTGCCGTTGTGCTCGGTGCTGGCGGGGCAGCGCGTGCGGTTTTGGTTGCTTTGGCAGAAGCGGGCTGTCCTGAAATTCGCTTAACCAATCGCACCAAAGAACGTGCGATTAATCTGGCAGATGAGCTTGATCACACCATTCATGTTGTGGATTGGAATGAGCGCGAAGAATCCTTGGCGGGCTGTAATCTTTTAACCAACACCACAACCCTTGGCATGACAGGTCAGCATCTTTTGGAAATTGATATTTTCGATATGCCAAAAACCGCGCTGGTCAGTGATATTGTCTATGCTCCTTTAATGACGAATTTGCTTGAAAAAGCCCATGTTCATGGTTGTTCAGTAGTGGATGGTCTGGGCATGTTGCTGCATCAGGCCCGACCGGGTTTTAAGGAATGGTTTGGTACGGACCCCGAGGTTGATGCCAAATTGCGCGAGTTTGTCTTGGCTGAAGATGAATAA
- a CDS encoding Maf family protein has translation MSRLILASASKSRADLLRGSGLEIEVIPAHLDEEIIKAEKLSVVETALKLSKAKAAFISKQYPDGLVIGADQMMECEGVRFDKPDSLEKAKEQLQFLRGKTHRLISAVGLVKNGETLWSHHQMAELEMRNFSDGFLEDYLKQVGDDVTTTVGGYRLEEIGVQLFDRIEGDYFTILGLPLLAVLDFLRKQDMIEI, from the coding sequence ATGAGCAGACTTATTTTAGCTTCAGCGTCAAAATCACGCGCAGATTTGTTGCGCGGAAGCGGGCTTGAGATTGAGGTTATTCCCGCTCATCTAGATGAAGAAATCATCAAGGCAGAAAAATTAAGTGTGGTGGAAACCGCCTTAAAACTTTCAAAAGCCAAAGCAGCCTTTATTTCAAAACAATATCCCGATGGCCTTGTTATTGGCGCAGACCAGATGATGGAATGTGAAGGAGTGCGCTTTGATAAGCCTGATAGTCTTGAAAAGGCAAAAGAACAGTTGCAATTTTTGCGCGGAAAAACCCATCGTTTAATCAGTGCGGTTGGTCTTGTAAAAAATGGCGAGACCTTATGGTCCCATCACCAAATGGCTGAATTGGAAATGCGCAATTTCAGTGATGGTTTTTTAGAAGACTATCTAAAACAGGTTGGTGACGATGTCACAACAACGGTGGGCGGCTATCGATTAGAAGAAATCGGCGTACAATTGTTTGATCGCATTGAAGGGGATTACTTCACCATATTAGGATTACCCTTACTGGCTGTCTTGGATTTTTTGCGCAAGCAGGATATGATTGAGATATAA
- a CDS encoding pyruvate, water dikinase regulatory protein has protein sequence MNNYHIHLVSDSTGETIETLAKACIAQFEGISVTENVWTLVRTSGQVSKILNAVKRHPGVVIFTMVDKGLRTQLEKGCESLGVPCIAVLDPIMSAFKDHFCAEASFKPGRQHEMDQNYFNRIEAMHFALAHDDGQSTHEIHKADIVLLGVSRTSKTPTSVYLANKGLKVANIPIVPQCPLPTNLTDPKFAGCLIIGLTKDPRRLVQVRKNRLSMLNETAMTDYVDLETVIEEVQFARKLCNRNSWPMVDVSRKSIEETATAILNLKMKRDQAYEDSNWDGE, from the coding sequence ATGAACAACTATCACATCCATCTTGTCTCCGACTCCACGGGTGAAACCATTGAAACACTGGCAAAGGCCTGTATCGCCCAGTTTGAGGGGATTTCTGTCACCGAAAACGTCTGGACCTTGGTGCGCACCAGCGGTCAGGTGTCAAAAATCCTCAATGCGGTAAAACGCCATCCCGGTGTGGTAATTTTCACGATGGTGGATAAGGGTTTGCGCACCCAGCTTGAAAAAGGCTGTGAAAGTTTGGGGGTGCCTTGTATTGCGGTTCTTGATCCCATCATGTCAGCTTTTAAAGATCATTTCTGTGCGGAGGCCTCTTTTAAACCGGGGCGCCAGCATGAGATGGACCAGAATTATTTTAACCGTATTGAGGCCATGCATTTTGCGCTGGCTCATGATGATGGTCAGTCTACCCATGAAATTCATAAAGCTGATATCGTGCTTTTGGGGGTATCGCGCACTTCAAAAACCCCAACCAGTGTGTATCTGGCCAATAAAGGCTTAAAAGTCGCCAATATTCCCATCGTGCCGCAATGTCCTTTACCGACCAATCTAACGGACCCAAAATTTGCCGGATGTTTGATCATCGGGCTGACAAAAGATCCCCGTCGCTTGGTTCAGGTGCGCAAAAACCGCCTGTCTATGCTTAATGAAACCGCCATGACGGATTATGTGGATTTGGAAACGGTGATTGAAGAAGTCCAGTTTGCGCGCAAACTCTGTAATCGCAACAGCTGGCCCATGGTTGATGTATCGCGCAAATCCATTGAAGAAACCGCCACCGCCATCCTTAATTTAAAAATGAAACGCGATCAGGCCTATGAAGACAGTAATTGGGATGGGGAATAA
- the hemE gene encoding uroporphyrinogen decarboxylase has protein sequence MASSEKLFLRALKGETTERPPIWLMRQAGRYLPEYMETRAKSKNFLNFCYSPDLATEVTLQPLRRYGFDAAILFADILTIPDALGQKVEFIKGEGPKLEPIRDMDGLSKLSLEGIHDHLAPVYETVSRLSKEIPETTALIGFAGAPWTNATYMVEGQGSKTYETIRSIAYTDPDFFQELINLLVESTSEYLLKQIEAGAEAVQLFDSWAGVLPEDQFDRWVIEPNKEITSRIKDAYPDMPVIGFPRGAGPLYKKFVIETGVDAVSIDQTVPLDWAVEELQPLCTVQGNLDNLCVVAGGEQMEEQVQKILDKMTNGPFIFNLGHGIVPQTPPENVGRVVEMVQNFDKTAI, from the coding sequence ATGGCATCATCAGAAAAACTTTTCTTACGTGCATTAAAGGGCGAAACAACAGAACGTCCGCCTATCTGGCTTATGCGTCAAGCAGGTCGCTATCTTCCTGAATATATGGAAACCCGTGCAAAATCGAAAAACTTCCTCAATTTTTGCTATTCTCCTGATCTGGCAACTGAAGTTACCTTACAACCGCTTCGTCGTTATGGTTTTGATGCCGCCATCTTATTTGCCGATATTCTCACAATTCCCGATGCATTGGGTCAAAAAGTCGAATTTATTAAAGGTGAAGGGCCAAAGTTGGAGCCTATTCGTGATATGGACGGGCTTTCCAAACTGAGCTTAGAGGGGATTCATGACCATCTTGCCCCCGTCTATGAAACTGTCAGCAGGTTAAGTAAGGAAATCCCAGAGACAACGGCGCTTATTGGTTTTGCAGGGGCTCCTTGGACAAATGCGACCTATATGGTTGAGGGACAGGGTTCAAAAACTTATGAAACCATTCGCTCAATTGCTTATACGGACCCTGATTTCTTTCAAGAGCTGATCAATCTTCTTGTGGAATCAACTTCAGAATATCTTTTAAAACAAATAGAGGCAGGCGCTGAGGCCGTTCAACTGTTTGATAGTTGGGCAGGGGTTTTACCAGAAGATCAATTTGATCGCTGGGTGATTGAGCCAAATAAAGAAATTACCTCGCGCATTAAAGATGCCTATCCTGATATGCCTGTTATTGGTTTTCCACGTGGTGCCGGCCCACTTTATAAGAAATTTGTTATTGAAACAGGGGTCGATGCCGTCAGTATTGACCAAACTGTTCCCCTAGATTGGGCGGTAGAAGAGCTCCAGCCGCTTTGTACTGTTCAAGGTAACCTTGATAACCTTTGTGTGGTTGCAGGCGGCGAGCAGATGGAAGAGCAAGTTCAAAAGATTTTAGATAAAATGACCAATGGTCCGTTTATTTTCAATCTAGGCCACGGCATCGTGCCACAAACTCCACCAGAAAATGTTGGTCGCGTGGTCGAAATGGTCCAAAACTTCGATAAAACAGCTATTTAA
- the hemH gene encoding ferrochelatase has protein sequence MKLAIVLFNLGGPDSVEAIEPFLFNLFNDKAIIGAPQPIRWMLARYISSKRAPVAAEIYDHLGGKSPLLKLTKDQGEALKTSVAKEMGEAVEVETFISMRYWYPMSEDCAAKVKEYEPDHIVLLPLYPQFSTTTSESSINEWHHAAKKAGISAKTTTVCCYPTNEGFISAVTDNLRSQIEEATYMGKPRILFSAHGLPKKIIEKGDPYQWQVEQSALAVVEKLNMPNLDWWVTYQSRVGPLEWIGPNTEDEIIRAGQEKRPLIIVPIAFVSEHSETLVELDIEYKELALSQGVPLYLRSPAVATHPFFIDGLRDLVINHISIEKEVLPEGHEKICPHKHTRCICKG, from the coding sequence ATGAAACTTGCCATCGTGTTGTTCAATCTTGGCGGGCCAGACTCCGTTGAGGCGATCGAGCCCTTCCTGTTTAATCTGTTTAACGATAAGGCCATTATTGGTGCGCCTCAGCCCATTCGATGGATGTTGGCGCGCTATATTTCATCAAAACGAGCGCCAGTGGCAGCAGAAATTTATGATCATTTAGGTGGTAAATCGCCACTTTTAAAGCTGACAAAAGACCAAGGGGAGGCCCTAAAAACTTCTGTTGCAAAAGAAATGGGGGAGGCCGTTGAGGTCGAAACCTTTATTTCCATGCGCTATTGGTATCCCATGAGTGAGGATTGCGCGGCAAAAGTTAAAGAGTATGAGCCTGATCACATTGTTTTATTACCGCTTTATCCGCAATTTTCGACCACAACGTCTGAATCTTCTATTAATGAATGGCATCATGCGGCTAAAAAGGCAGGAATTTCTGCTAAGACAACAACAGTTTGCTGTTATCCCACCAATGAAGGTTTTATCAGTGCCGTAACTGATAATTTACGCAGTCAAATTGAAGAAGCCACTTATATGGGCAAGCCGAGAATTTTATTTTCTGCCCATGGTTTGCCCAAAAAAATCATTGAAAAAGGTGATCCTTATCAATGGCAAGTCGAACAATCAGCCCTTGCGGTGGTTGAAAAGCTCAATATGCCTAATTTGGATTGGTGGGTGACTTATCAAAGCCGGGTGGGCCCTTTAGAATGGATTGGGCCAAATACGGAAGATGAGATTATTCGCGCAGGCCAGGAAAAGCGTCCGCTTATTATTGTGCCCATCGCTTTTGTATCAGAACATAGTGAAACTTTGGTTGAGCTGGATATTGAATATAAAGAACTGGCCTTAAGCCAAGGCGTGCCGCTTTATTTGCGCAGTCCGGCAGTGGCAACCCATCCGTTTTTTATTGATGGTTTGCGCGATCTGGTGATCAATCATATTTCAATTGAAAAAGAAGTTTTGCCAGAAGGCCATGAGAAAATTTGCCCCCATAAACACACCCGTTGTATTTGCAAAGGCTAA
- the hemJ gene encoding protoporphyrinogen oxidase HemJ, which yields MFEDAYLWFKALHVISVMAWMAGLFYLPRLYVYHTNAEVGSELSETLKVMERRLLRAIMYPAMVSSAIFGTIILFEIDAWDQGWLHVKLTCVFAMIVFHFYLAKYRLDFLEDKNTKSEKFYRMINEVPTLLMIVLVIMVIVKPF from the coding sequence ATGTTTGAAGATGCTTATCTTTGGTTCAAAGCCTTACATGTTATCTCGGTTATGGCGTGGATGGCGGGGCTTTTTTATCTACCGCGCCTTTATGTCTATCACACAAATGCAGAAGTGGGATCAGAGCTATCTGAAACCTTAAAAGTGATGGAACGGCGTTTGCTGCGTGCCATTATGTATCCAGCTATGGTGTCTTCAGCGATTTTTGGTACGATCATTTTATTTGAGATTGATGCCTGGGATCAAGGCTGGCTGCATGTAAAACTGACTTGCGTGTTTGCTATGATTGTTTTTCATTTTTATCTGGCAAAATATCGCTTGGATTTTCTGGAAGATAAAAATACCAAATCTGAAAAATTCTATCGCATGATCAATGAAGTGCCGACTTTATTAATGATCGTATTGGTGATTATGGTCATCGTAAAACCATTTTAA